A DNA window from Clostridia bacterium contains the following coding sequences:
- the thiI gene encoding tRNA 4-thiouridine(8) synthase ThiI: protein MMEVLIVKYGEIILKGLNRHLFEDRLLKNIRNKLKGLGEFKITKYQAAVYVEGMIDDFDYDEATVRLTKVFGILYVCRATKCEKDIEAIKNEALKCYNEAYTTGKTFKVEVKRQDKKFPLKSPEVQKILGDYIFSNHFKDAKVDVKNPDITVMAEIRDEGAYVYGKKVAGPGGLPLGINGKCSLMLSGGIDSPVAGYMIAKRGVDLMAVHFHSYPYTSERAKEKVITLAKILSDYAGRIELFVVPFTDIQLLINEKAQNDMLVLLMRRVMMRITEKLTELHGAKAIVTGESLGQVASQTIESMTVTNDVVSMPVFRPLIGMDKEEITKISRKIGTFETSIQPYEDCCTVFVPKHPKTKPQLSEIREEELKLEGIDSLVDEAIRNTEKIIINYSNGGN from the coding sequence ATTATGGAAGTTTTGATTGTTAAATACGGAGAAATCATACTAAAAGGTCTTAATCGCCATTTGTTTGAAGACCGTCTTTTAAAGAATATAAGAAATAAATTAAAGGGTCTTGGCGAATTTAAAATTACAAAATATCAGGCTGCAGTTTATGTTGAAGGGATGATAGACGATTTTGACTATGACGAGGCTACCGTAAGGCTTACAAAAGTTTTTGGAATTTTATATGTATGCCGTGCCACAAAATGCGAAAAAGATATTGAAGCGATTAAAAACGAAGCGCTTAAATGTTATAACGAGGCATATACAACCGGGAAAACTTTTAAAGTAGAAGTGAAAAGACAGGATAAAAAATTTCCTTTAAAATCACCAGAAGTTCAGAAAATACTGGGCGATTATATCTTTTCAAACCACTTTAAAGATGCAAAGGTAGATGTAAAAAATCCTGATATAACAGTTATGGCAGAAATAAGAGATGAAGGTGCTTATGTCTATGGCAAAAAGGTAGCAGGGCCTGGTGGTCTTCCTCTTGGAATAAACGGTAAATGCTCACTGATGTTATCAGGCGGGATAGACAGCCCTGTTGCAGGTTATATGATAGCCAAAAGAGGGGTTGACCTTATGGCAGTTCACTTTCATTCCTATCCGTATACATCTGAAAGAGCCAAAGAAAAGGTTATTACTCTTGCTAAGATTCTTAGTGATTATGCAGGAAGAATTGAACTGTTTGTTGTTCCGTTTACTGATATTCAGCTTTTAATAAACGAAAAAGCACAAAATGATATGCTTGTTCTACTTATGAGAAGAGTAATGATGCGAATTACAGAAAAACTTACCGAACTTCACGGAGCAAAAGCGATTGTTACAGGGGAGAGTCTTGGTCAGGTTGCATCTCAGACAATAGAGAGTATGACAGTTACCAACGATGTTGTAAGTATGCCTGTATTCCGTCCTCTTATTGGTATGGATAAAGAAGAGATAACTAAAATCTCGAGAAAAATAGGAACATTTGAAACATCTATCCAGCCATATGAAGATTGCTGTACAGTGTTTGTTCCAAAACATCCTAAAACAAAACCTCAACTTTCAGAGATTAGAGAAGAAGAGTTAAAACTTGAAGGTATTGACAGTCTTGTTGATGAGGCTATAAGAAATACTGAAAAAATAATTATAAATTATTCAAACGGAGGAAATTAA